In a single window of the Cucumis melo cultivar AY chromosome 11, USDA_Cmelo_AY_1.0, whole genome shotgun sequence genome:
- the LOC103499728 gene encoding arginine decarboxylase encodes MPALAYCVDAAVAPPPGYVFAGDSSLPSSVLFSGGPPETTIFSSPDSTPTSETMSWSPPLSSSLYKIDGWGAPYFSVNGSGNMAVRPYGTATLPHQEIDLLKIVKKASDPICSGGLGLQLPLIVRFPDVLKNRLESLQSAFDYAIQSQGYGSHYQGVYPVKCNQDRFVVEDIVKFGSPFRFGLEAGSKPELLLAMSCLCKGNSDAFLVCNGFKDAEYISLALIARKLALNTVIVLEQEEEIDLVIDLSKRLFVRPVVGMRAKLRTKHSGHFGSTSGEKGKFGLTTTQILRVVRKLEQADMLDCLQLLHFHIGSQIPSTALLADGVGEAAQIYCELVRLGANMRVIDIGGGLGIDYDGSKSSDSELSVAYGLEEYAAAVVDAVRCVCDRRSVKHPIICSESGRAIVSHHSVLIFEAVSASSYEVPSMSSLELQYLVDGLTDDARVDYQNLSAAAYMGEYKTCLVYADQLKQRCVEKFKDGCLGMEQLAAVDGLCALVAKAVGELDSVRTYHVNLSVFTSIPDFWGIDQLFPIVPIHRLDQRPTVRGVLSDLTCDSDGKVDKFIGGESSLPLHELEGNGNLSGGGGGRYYLGMFLGGAYEEALGGVHNLFGGPSVVRVMQSDGPHSFAVTRTVPGPSCGDVLRVMQHEPELMFETLKHRAEEFGQEDDDGGEGIANSLAMSFRNMPYLSSASSCCSETDYNGAVDSGAGDAEQWTYCYA; translated from the coding sequence ATGCCGGCCCTAGCTTATTGCGTAGACGCTGCTGTAGCTCCTCCTCCTGGCTACGTTTTTGCTGGGGATAGCTCTCTTCCGTCGTCGGTTTTATTTTCCGGCGGACCTCCGGAGACTACCATCTTTTCCTCTCCTGACTCTACTCCCACCTCTGAAACTATGTCATGGTCTCCTCCTCTTTCGTCTTCTCTTTACAAGATTGATGGGTGGGGTGCTCCTTATTTCTCTGTTAATGGTTCTGGGAATATGGCTGTTCGTCCTTATGGGACAGCTACTTTACCCCATCAGGAGATTGATTTGCTTAAAATTGTGAAGAAGGCTTCAGATCCGATTTGTTCTGGTGGTCTTGGCTTGCAGCTTCCTCTTATTGTGAGATTTCCCGATGTGCTCAAGAATCGTCTTGAGTCTCTTCAGTCGGCATTTGACTATGCTATTCAATCTCAAGGATATGGTTCTCATTACCAGGGTGTTTATCCCGTCAAATGTAACCAGGACAGGTTTGTTGTTGAGGATATTGTGAAATTCGGATCTCCTTTCCGTTTTGGGCTTGAAGCTGGGTCGAAACCGGAGCTTCTTCTGGCAATGAGCTGTTTGTGTAAAGGGAATTCAGATGCCTTTTTGGTGTGTAATGGTTTCAAGGATGCGGAGTACATTTCTTTGGCGCTTATAGCTAGGAAGCTTGCTTTGAACACGGTGATTGTTCTTGAACAAGAGGAAGAAATTGATTTGGTTATTGATTTGAGCAAGAGGCTGTTTGTTCGTCCTGTCGTTGGTATGCGCGCGAAGCTGAGAACCAAACACTCTGGACATTTTGGGTCTACCTCTGGCGAGAAAGGGAAGTTTGGTCTTACGACTACCCAGATTCTTCGGGTGGTTCGGAAGCTTGAACAGGCTGATATGCTTGATTGCCTTCAATTGCTACATTTTCACATTGGATCCCAGATCCCCTCTACTGCTTTGCTCGCTGATGGCGTTGGCGAGGCTGCTCAGATCTATTGTGAATTGGTCCGTCTCGGTGCTAACATGCGTGTTATTGACATTGGAGGTGGTCTGGGTATTGACTATGACGGGTCGAAGTCTTCGGACTCTGAGTTATCTGTTGCTTATGGACTCGAAGAGTATGCTGCTGCGGTTGTCGATGCAGTCCGCTGTGTATGCGACCGTCGGTCCGTGAAGCACCCAATAATTTGCAGTGAAAGTGGCCGAGCAATCGTCTCTCATCACTCCGTTTTGATATTTGAGGCTGTCTCTGCTAGCAGTTATGAGGTCCCATCCATGAGCTCACTTGAACTTCAGTATCTTGTCGATGGGCTAACCGATGATGCTCGTGTAGATTATCAGAACCTTTCGGCTGCAGCTTATATGGGTGAGTATAAAACATGCTTGGTGTATGCAGATCAATTGAAACAACGATGCGTTGAGAAATTCAAGGATGGGTGTTTGGGAATGGAACAACTAGCTGCTGTAGATGGACTTTGTGCTCTTGTTGCCAAGGCTGTTGGAGAGTTGGACTCTGTTAGAACCTACCATGTGAACCTCTCTGTTTTCACATCAATTCCGGATTTCTGGGGTATCGACCAGCTGTTTCCAATTGTCCCCATTCATCGTCTTGATCAGAGACCAACCGTGAGAGGCGTGCTGTCCGATCTTACCTGTGACAGTGATGGTAAGGTTGATAAGTTCATTGGTGGTGAGTCGAGTTTGCCTTTGCACGAGCTGGAAGGCAATGGCAATTTGTCAGGTGGAGGAGGTGGGCGATACTATCTTGGGATGTTTCTGGGCGGGGCTTATGAGGAGGCTCTCGGTGGTGTTCACAACCTGTTTGGTGGCCCGAGTGTGGTTCGGGTGATGCAGAGTGATGGACCGCATAGCTTCGCGGTGACTCGCACTGTGCCTGGGCCATCATGTGGGGATGTCCTCCGAGTGATGCAGCACGAGCCCGAACTCATGTTTGAGACCCTCAAGCACCGAGCTGAAGAGTTTGGACAGGAGGATGATGATGGTGGTGAGGGCATAGCTAATAGCTTGGCCATGTCCTTTCGCAATATGCCTTATTTGTCGAGTGCATCTTCCTGCTGCAGTGAGACTGATTACAATGGTGCTGTGGATTCTGGTGCTGGTGATGCCGAGCAATGGACTTATTGTTATGCTTAA